One genomic region from Peromyscus eremicus chromosome 20, PerEre_H2_v1, whole genome shotgun sequence encodes:
- the LOC131896880 gene encoding zinc finger protein 250 codes for MAAAGLLPLPAGPQVKVTFEDVAVLLSQEEWARLGPAQRGLYRNVMMETYGNVVSLGLPGSKPVVISQLERGEDPWVLDGQESEQSQGLGNGHSEWKTKDENQNTNLNLQPLISDEKTLLLGDALLKANEGHYKTENFCPSPTPVNPRNVQGSNPSVPLARHQMAPSGERPYMCIECGKCFGRSSHLLQHQRIHTGEKPYVCHVCGKAFSQSSVLSKHKRIHTGEKPYECNECGKAFRVSSDLAQHHKIHTGEKPHECLECGKAFTQLSHLIQHQRIHTGERPYVCALCGKAFNHSTVLRSHQRVHTGEKPHGCSECGKTFSVKRTLLQHQRVHTGEKPYTCSECGKAFSDRSVLIQHHNVHTGEKPYECSECGKTFSHRSTLMNHERIHTEEKPYACYECGKAFVQHSHLIQHQRVHTGEKPYVCGECGHAFSARRSLIQHERIHTGEKPFQCTECGKAFSLKATLIVHLRTHTGEKPYECNSCGKAFSQYSVLIQHQRIHTGEKPYECGECGRAFNQHGHLIQHQKVHKKL; via the exons ATGGCAGCAGCCGGACTTCTGCCACTGCCAGCAGGACCTCAG GTGAAGGTAACCTTCGAGGATGTGGCTGTTCTGCTGTCTCAGGAGGAGTGGGCCCGCCTGGGCCCTGCTCAGCGGGGCCTCTACCGAAATGTGATGATGGAGACCTACGGGAATGTGGTCTCACTGG GACTCCCTGGATCCAAGCCTGTTGTGATCTCCCAGCTGGAGCGAGGAGAAGATCCATGGGTCCTGGATGGGCAGGAATCTGAGCAGAGCCAGGGCCTGGGAAATGGCCATTCAG AATGGAAAACCAAGGACGAGAACCAGAACACAAATTTGAACTTGCAGCCATTGATCTCAGATGAAAAGACACTGCTCCTGGGGGACGCACTGTTGAAGGCTAATGAAGGTCACTACAAAACAGAGAACTTCTGCCCGAGTCCAACCCCTGTCAACCCCCGTAATGTCCAGGGATCGAATCCCAGTGTACCTCTTGCTCGCCACCAGATGGCTCCTAGTGGAGAGAGACCCTATATGTGCATTGAGTGTGGGAAGTGCTTTGGGCGGAGCTCCCATCTCCTTCAGCATCAGCGAATACACACTGGTGAGAAGCCctatgtatgccatgtgtgtgggaaggccTTCAGCCAGAGTTCTGTCCTTAGTAAGCACAAGCGGATCCACACAGGCGAAAAGCCCTATGAGTGTaatgaatgtgggaaagcctttaggGTCAGCTCAGACCTTGCCCAGCACCACAAGATACACACGGGAGAGAAGCCTCACGAATGTTTGGAATGTGGGAAGGCGTTCACTCAGCTCTCACACCTCATCCAGCACCAGCGGATCCACACAGGGGAGAGGCCGTACGTGTGTGCCttgtgtgggaaagccttcaacCATAGCACTGTCCTGCGGAGCCACCAGAGAGtgcacactggagagaagcctcaTGGGTGCAGCGAGTGTGGGAAGACATTCAGCGTGAAGAGGACATTGCTGCAGCACCAGCGGGtccacactggggagaaaccctacACTTGCAGTGAGTGTGGCAAGGCCTTCAGTGACCGCTCGGTGCTCATCCAGCATCACAACGTGCACACTGGGGAAAAGCCGTACGAGTGCAGTGAGTGTGGCAAGACCTTCAGCCACCGCTCCACCCTGATGAATCATGAGAGGATTCACACCGAGGAGAAACCCTATGCGTGCTATGAGTGTGGGAAGGCCTTCGTTCAGCACTCACACCTCATCCAGCACCAGAGAGTCCACACCGGAGAGAAACCCTACGTGTGTGGCGAGTGTGGGCATGCTTTCAGCGCGCGCAGGTCTCTGATCCAGCACGAGAGAATCCACACAGGCGAGAAACCCTTCCAGTGCACAGAGTGTGGCAAAGCGTTCAGCCTGAAAGCAACTCTCATCGTGCACCTGAGGACCCACACAGGTGAGAAGCCCTATGAGTGCAATAGCTGTGGCAAGGCCTTCAGCCAGTACTCGGTACTCATCCAGCACCAGAGGATCCACacgggagagaaaccctatgagtgtGGGGAGTGTGGGCGTGCCTTCAACCAGCATGGGCACCTGATCCAGCATCAGAAAGTGCACAAGAAGCTCTGA
- the Rpl8 gene encoding large ribosomal subunit protein uL2 codes for MGRVIRGQRKGAGSVFRAHVKHRKGAARLRAVDFAERHGYIKGIVKDIIHDPGRGAPLAKVVFRDPYRFKKRTELFIAAEGIHTGQFVYCGKKAQLNIGNVLPVGTMPEGTIVCCLEEKPGDRGKLARASGNYATVISHNPETKKTRVKLPSGSKKVISSANRAVVGVVAGGGRIDKPILKAGRAYHKYKAKRNCWPRVRGVAMNPVEHPFGGGNHQHIGKPSTIRRDAPAGRKVGLIAARRTGRLRGTKTVQEKEN; via the exons ATGGGCCGTGTGATCCGAGGGCAGCGGAAAGGTGCGGGTTCTGTGTTCCGCGCGCACGTGAAACACCGTAAGGGCGCCGCGCGCCTGCGTGCTGTGGACTTCGCCGAGCGGCACGGCTATATTAAGGGCATCGTAAAG GACATCATCCATGACCCTGGTCGCGGCGCTCCCCTCGCCAAAGTGGTCTTTCGTGATCCCTACCGATTTAAGAAGCGGACGGAGCTGTTCATCGCCGCGGAGGGAATCCACACGGGGCAGTTTGTGTACTGCGGCAAGAAAG CCCAGCTGAACATCGGCAATGTTTTGCCCGTGGGCACCATGCCCGAGGGTACTATCGTGTGTTGTCTGGAGGAGAAGCCGGGGGACAGGGGCAAGCTGGCACGAGCTTCTGGCAACTATGCCACGGTCATCTCCCACAACCCAGAGACCAAGAAGACGCGAGTGAAGCTGCCTTCAGGCTCCAAGAAGGTCATTTCCTCAGCCAACAGAGCTGTTGTTG GTGTTGTGGCCGGTGGGGGCAGAATTGACAAACCTATCTTAAAGGCTGGTCGTGCCTACCACAAGTACAAGGCAAAGAGGAACTGCTGGCCACGTGTCCGGGGTGTGGCCATGAAT CCTGTGGAGCATCCCTTTGGAGGTGGTAACCACCAGCACATTGGCAAACCCTCCACAATCCGAAGAGATGCCCCTGCTGGGCGCAAAGTGGGTCTCATTGCTGCCCGCCGGACTGGGCGACTACGTGGAACCAAAACTGTACAGGAGAAGGAGAACTAG
- the Commd5 gene encoding COMM domain-containing protein 5 produces MSALGAAAPYLHHPADSHSGRVSFLGAQPSPEVAALAQLMKDLDRSTFRKLLKLVVGALHGKDCREAVQHLGASANLSEERLAVLLAGTHTLLQQALRRPPASLKPDAFQDELQELGIPQDMIGDLASLAFGSQRPLLDSVAQQQGSWLPHMSYFRWRVDVAISTSAQTRSLQPSVLMQLKLTDGSAHRFEVPIAKFQELRYSVALVLKEMAELEKKCERKLQD; encoded by the coding sequence ATGTCTGCTTTGGGGGCTGCAGCTCCATACTTGCACCATCCAGCTGACAGTCACAGTGGCCGGGTCAGTTTCCTGGGAGCCCAGCCATCTCCAGAAGTGGCGGCACTGGCTCAGCTCATGAAGGACTTGGACAGGAGCACCTTCAGGAAGTTGCTGAAGCTTGTAGTCGGGGCCCTGCACGGGAAAGACTGCAGAGAAGCTGTGCAGCACCTTGGTGCCAGTGCCAACCTGTCCGAGGAGCGTCTGGCCGTCCTgttggcaggcacacacacactgctccagCAGGCTCTCCGGCGACCCCCTGCCAGTCTGAAGCCAGATGCGTTCCAGGACGAGCTCCAGGAGCTTGGCATTCCTCAAGATATGATTGGAGATTTGGCCAGTTTGGCATTTGGGAGTCAGCGCCCGCTTCTCGACTCTGTTGCCCAACAACAGGGGTCCTGGCTGCCCCACATGTCTTACTTCCGGTGGCGGGTGGATGTGGCCATCTCCACCAGTGCTCAGACCCGCTCCCTGCAACCAAGTGTTCTCATGCAACTGAAGCTCACAGATGGATCTGCACACCGCTTCGAGGTACCCATAGCCAAATTCCAGGAGCTGCGGTACAGTGTAGCCTTGGTCCTTAAGGAGATGGCCGAACTGGAGAAAAAGTGTGAGCGCAAACTGCAGGACTGA